The Magnetococcales bacterium genome segment TCCAACCCTGGCAGTCAACCCGCGATTGGGGCAGAATTGGGGAGGATTTTCAACCCGCCTCGTCAACCCGAATGCGTCGGAGCTTGTGCCCTGTGGAACGGATGCCCGAACCCAAAGCGTTTTGCCATGATCTTGGCATGGCGGCCCTTCACGGTGATCCCATCACCCCGGAACAGGCGTTGCGGGTGCTGACGGATCCGGAATTGCCCCTGTTGGCGCTGCTCGATGCGGCGTTCATGGTCCGCAGGCACCATTTCGGGCTGGGGGTGCGGGTGCATATTCTCAACAATGTGCAAAACGGATTGTGTCCCGAAGACTGCAACTACTGCGCGCAATCCACCAGCAGCGCCGGCAGCGTACCGGTTTATCGTCTCAAGTCCGACGCCGCCATTTTGGAAGATGCCAAGCGCGCTTATGATTCCGGAGCGTTTCGCTACTGCATGGTGTTGTCGGGCCGGGGACCGGGGGAGGAGCGGCTTGATCATTTGGCCGCCCTGGTCACCCGTCTGAAGGCGACCTTTCCCATGGAGGTGTGTCTGTCTGCCGGATTCATCGATCCGAACCAGGCGGCGCGGCTGAAACAGGCGGGATTGGATCGCTACAACCACAATCTCAACACCTCCGAATCCCGTTACGGCACCATCTGTCACACCCACACCTACGCCGACCGGGTGGCCACCCTGGAAGCGGCCCGTTCCGTGGGGCTGGAGGTGTGCAGCGGCTTGATCATCGGCATGGGGGAGGGGCCGGACGAGGTGGTGGAGGTGGCCCGCACCTTGAACCGTCTCGATGCCCGTTCCATTCCGGTGAATTTTTATGTGCATGCGCCGGGCTCTCAACTCGGCGACCAGAACCATCTCACCCCGGAATCCTGTCTGCGCACGTTGTGTCTGTTTCGTTTTCTCAATCCTTCCGCGGAGATTCGCGCGGCGGGCGGACGGGAGGCCAATCTGCGCGCCCTGGAGTCCCTGGCCTTGTATCCGGCCAACTCCTTGTTTGCCGAAGGCTATCTCAATACCGGGGGCCACTCGGCGGACAAGACTTTGCAAATGATCGTCGATGCCGGTTTCACCGTGGAGCGGGTGGATGAACATGAGTGATCGGGTTCCGGGGGTGTTTGTCACCGGAACCGATACCGGGGTGGGCAAGAGCGTGGCCGCGGCTTGGCTGGCGCGTCGGTTGAACGCCTGCTACTGGAAGCCGGTCCAGTCCGGGTTGGCGGATGAGACCGACAGCCTGCTGGTGGCCCGTCTCGCCGGAATCGGCGCGGATCGGATCTGGTCGGAAACCCATCGTTTGCACGCGCCGTTGTCGCCCCACGAATCCGCCCGTCTGGATGGGGTGGAGATCGGCTTGGCGGATTTCGTCTGGTCGGAGTCCGGGGGGCGTCCGGTGGTGGTGGAGGGGGCCGGAGGGGTGATGGTGCCTTTGAACGGTCGGGATCGGATGATCGATCTGATGGTGCGTCTGGCCCTGCCGGTGGTGGTGGTGGCCCGGACCGCCTTGGGGACCATCAATCACACCCTGTTGACCCTGGAAGCGTTGCGTGCGCGCCATCTGGAGGTGGCCGGAGTGATTTTGTCCGGGCTGCCCAACCGGGTCAACCGGGAGGCCATCATGGGGTTTGGCGGGGTGGCTTTGCTGGCGGAGATTCCCTGGCTGGATCCGTTGACGCCGGAGGTTTTGGCTGCCGTCTCCCCGTGGCCGGGGGAGGGATGGGAGGAATTGGGTCGGAGAATGGCCGCATGAGCGATATCGACACCTGGATCGCCCTGGATCGGGCCCATGTCTGGCATCCCTACACCCAGCAGGCCACGGCTCCGGTGCCGTTGCCCATCGTTTCCGGGCAGGGGGCGTGGTTGCGGGGGGCGGATGGTCGGAATTATCTGGATCTGATCGCCTCCTGGTGGGTTTCCATCCACGGACATGCCCATCCAGTGATCGCCCGGGCCATCGCCGAGCAGGCCGGACGGTTGGAACAGGTGATCTTCACCGGTTTGACCCACGAACCGGCGGTGCGGTTGGCGGCGGCGTTGGTGAAACGGTTGCCCGAGGGGTTGAGTCGGGTATTCTTTTCCGATGACGGCTCCACGGCGGTGGAAGTGGCCATGAAGATGGCCTGTCAGTATTGGCGCAATCAGGGAGAGGAGCGGGGGCGTTTTTTGGTGTTCGAGGGGGGGTATCACGGGGATACGGTGGGGGCCATGTCCGCCAGTCGCTCTTCGGGTTTTTTCGAAGGGTATGGACGGATGCTGTTTCCGGTGGACAGCGTACCGTTTCCCGCCACCTGGGATGGGGATGAGGCGGTCGCGGAAAAAGAGGCCCGGGCGCTGGAGGCGTTGGAGCGTTATCTGGAGTCCAGTGGTTTGGGGTGCGTGGCCATGCTGGTGGAACCGTTGATCCAGGGAGCCGGAGGCATGCGCATGTGTCGTCCCAGTTTTTTGGCGGCGGTGGCCGGGCGGTTGCGACAGGCTGGCGTGTTGTTGATCGTCGATGAGGTGATGACCGGTTTCGGGCGGTGCGGAACGTTGTTCGCTTGCGAAAAGGCCGGGATCGCGCCGGATTTGATCTGTCTGTCCAAAGGGTTGACCGGGGGATTTCTGCCCATGGCGGTCACGGTGTGTCGCGAGGGGATTTACGAGGCTTTTCTGGGGGAGACCTTTGATCGGGCCTTGGCCCATGGTCATTCGTTCACGGCCAATGCGTTGGGATGCGCGGCGGCGTTGGCGTCGCTGGGTCTGTTCGAGACGGAACAGACTTTGGTCCGCATTGCCGCCATCGAGGCGATTCATCGGGAACGGTTGGCCGCGTTGGGGCGAGCGGTGGAGTTTCCCAGGGTGATGGGTGTGGTGGCGGCGATGGAACTGGCGTTGGTGGATCGGGGGTATGGATCCCGGATCACGCCGCAATTGATTCAATTCTTTTTGGACCGGGGCATGATCGTTCGGCCTTTGGGGGCGGTGCTGTATCTGATTCCCCCGTACTGCATTTCCGCCGAGGATCTGCATCGGGGCTGGGATGGCATCGACGCGGCGATCCGACAGTTCTCCCACTATTGAAAAAAAAAGAAGGGGTCTGGGGAATTCATTCCCCAGGACTTTGACTTCAAGATTTTAAAAATAAATTTATTAATTAAAAATCAGAACCCTGGAGGATGAATCCTCCAGACCTCCTCTTTTCTTTCAATGGTTTGTGGTGGGAGGCGTCATGACTCATTTTGCCGATCGTCTGATTGAGCGGGCCGTGCGGATCGATTCCCGGGTGATCGTGGGTTTGGATCCGGAAGTGGAGCGTTTTCCGGTTTTTTTGCGGGAGCGTCTGCGGGACGAACCCACCGAGGAGCGGCTGGAAGAGACCCTGTTTGCGTTCAATCGGGCCATCATCGAGATTACCGCCCCCGTGGCGGTGGGCTACAAGCCCCAGGCGGCGTTTTACGAGCAGTACGGCACCGCCGGGCATATCGCTCTGCGTCGCACCTTGATGCTGTTGCGGGATCTGGAGATTCCCATCATCATGGACGGCAAACGCAACGACGTGGCCCATACCGCCAAAGCCTACGCCA includes the following:
- the bioA gene encoding adenosylmethionine--8-amino-7-oxononanoate transaminase, coding for MSDIDTWIALDRAHVWHPYTQQATAPVPLPIVSGQGAWLRGADGRNYLDLIASWWVSIHGHAHPVIARAIAEQAGRLEQVIFTGLTHEPAVRLAAALVKRLPEGLSRVFFSDDGSTAVEVAMKMACQYWRNQGEERGRFLVFEGGYHGDTVGAMSASRSSGFFEGYGRMLFPVDSVPFPATWDGDEAVAEKEARALEALERYLESSGLGCVAMLVEPLIQGAGGMRMCRPSFLAAVAGRLRQAGVLLIVDEVMTGFGRCGTLFACEKAGIAPDLICLSKGLTGGFLPMAVTVCREGIYEAFLGETFDRALAHGHSFTANALGCAAALASLGLFETEQTLVRIAAIEAIHRERLAALGRAVEFPRVMGVVAAMELALVDRGYGSRITPQLIQFFLDRGMIVRPLGAVLYLIPPYCISAEDLHRGWDGIDAAIRQFSHY
- the bioB gene encoding biotin synthase BioB is translated as MAALHGDPITPEQALRVLTDPELPLLALLDAAFMVRRHHFGLGVRVHILNNVQNGLCPEDCNYCAQSTSSAGSVPVYRLKSDAAILEDAKRAYDSGAFRYCMVLSGRGPGEERLDHLAALVTRLKATFPMEVCLSAGFIDPNQAARLKQAGLDRYNHNLNTSESRYGTICHTHTYADRVATLEAARSVGLEVCSGLIIGMGEGPDEVVEVARTLNRLDARSIPVNFYVHAPGSQLGDQNHLTPESCLRTLCLFRFLNPSAEIRAAGGREANLRALESLALYPANSLFAEGYLNTGGHSADKTLQMIVDAGFTVERVDEHE
- the bioD gene encoding dethiobiotin synthase; amino-acid sequence: MSDRVPGVFVTGTDTGVGKSVAAAWLARRLNACYWKPVQSGLADETDSLLVARLAGIGADRIWSETHRLHAPLSPHESARLDGVEIGLADFVWSESGGRPVVVEGAGGVMVPLNGRDRMIDLMVRLALPVVVVARTALGTINHTLLTLEALRARHLEVAGVILSGLPNRVNREAIMGFGGVALLAEIPWLDPLTPEVLAAVSPWPGEGWEELGRRMAA